The proteins below come from a single Garra rufa chromosome 25, GarRuf1.0, whole genome shotgun sequence genomic window:
- the LOC141301355 gene encoding eotaxin, with amino-acid sequence MKTFMKTSSLFLMLCCALQLNTSAGTNAITSANSICCFNELNIRIPMKRLESYFWTSSSCPFKHIVFVTAPDPKKQMKEKIQKNLFCMDPEYKWVRRAVNYLDKKQA; translated from the exons ATGAAGACCTTCATGAAGACTTCATCACTGTTTCTGATGCTCTGCTGTGCTCTGCAACTTAACACCTCAGCTG GTACTAATGCAATCACGAGTGCTAACAGTATCTGCTGCTTTAATGAATTAAATATCAGAATACCTATGAAACGACTGGAGTCTTATTTTTGGACAAGCAGCAGTTGCCCTTTTAAACACATTGT ATTTGTAACAGCTCCAGATCCCAAGAAACAGATGAAAGAAAAGATTCAGAAGAATTTATTCTGCATGGACCCTGAATATAAGTGGGTCCGGAGGGCCGTTAACTACTTAGACAAGAAACAGGCTTGA